Proteins encoded together in one Coffea arabica cultivar ET-39 chromosome 2c, Coffea Arabica ET-39 HiFi, whole genome shotgun sequence window:
- the LOC113724206 gene encoding uncharacterized protein: MGLGNTIVDENDASNQDRAKAMIFLRRHLDEGLKVEYLTVKDPLVLWRDLKERFDHLKLQYREKGFKKYSELIACLLLAEQNNELLLKNHESRPTGASPFPEANGTQFQNSGRGRGRGRRGGRGRGRGHGRSRGRDRSRFVPRENYSRGKQQNISQKRENNYDPKNGEKKVYEEKCYRCGMEGHWSRTCRTAEHLVDLYQASLKKKDKNVETNFIDQKNDYDDADDADMTHLDVADFFEHPEDVNKYPMIV; encoded by the exons ATGGGTCTTGGTAATACTATTGTTGATGAGAATGATGCCTCAAACCAAGACCGTGCTAAGGCCATGATTTTCCTTCGTCGTCATTTAGATGAAGGACTAAAAGTAGAGTATCTTACTGTCAAAGATCCTCTTGTCCTTTGGCGAGATTTGAAAGAAAGATTCGACCATCTGAAGTTG CAATATAGAGAGAAAGGATTTAAGAAGTATTCTGAACTTATTGCATGTCTTCTGTTGGctgaacaaaataatgaattattGCTGAAAAATCATGAGTCCCGACCAACTGGTGCAAGTCCATTCCCTGAAGCGAATGGGACTCAATTCCAAAATTCtggtcgaggtcgtggacgtggccgtagAGGTGGCCGTGGAAGAGGCCGTGGACATGGCCGTAGCCGTGGACGTGATCGTAGTAGATTTGTGCCTCGTGAAAATTATAGCCGTGGCAAGCAACAAAATATTtcccaaaaaagggaaaataactACGATCcgaaaaatggagaaaagaaagtttatgaagaaaaatgctaCCGGTGTGGTATGGAAGGTCACTGGTCCCGTACCTGTCGAACGGCTGAGCATCTTGTTGACCTCTATCAAGCatcattgaaaaagaaagacaaaaatgTCGAGACAAATTTCATTGATCAAAAAAATGATTATGATGATGCTGATGATGCTGATATGACACACCTTGATGTAGCTGATTTCTTTGAACATCCTGAAGATGTCAATAAATATCCCATGATTGTTTAG
- the LOC113727114 gene encoding notchless protein homolog, whose protein sequence is MEIDGAIEQQRELNNSVMCQLSDPEGTPLGPPLYLPQSAGPKELVQMVNKLLNNEEKYPYAFYISDQELLVELGSYLTKNKVSVEKVLTIVYQPQAVFRIRPVTRCSATIAGHTEAVLSVAFSPDGQQLASGSGDTTVRLWDLNTQTPLFTCKGHKNWVLSIAWSPDGEHLVSGSKAGELQCWDPKNGKPSGNPLIGHKKWITGISWEPVHLSAPCRRFVSASKDGDARIWDVTLRKCVICLTGHTLAITCVKWGGDGVIYTGSQDCTIKVWETSQGKLIRELKGHGHWVNSLALSTEYVLRTGAFDHTGKKFSSPEEMKKVALERYNKMKGNAPERLVSGSDDFTMFLWEPAVSKHPKTRMTGHQQLVNHVYFSPDGQWIASASFDKSVKLWNGTTGNFVTAFRGHVGPVYQISWSADSRLLLSGSKDSTLKVWDIRTKKLKQDLPGHSDEVFAVDWSPDGEKVASGGRDRVLKLWMG, encoded by the exons ATGGAAATCGATGGCGCAATTGAGCAACAGAGAGAACTAAACAACAGTGTTATGTGTCAATTGTCGGATCCGGAAGGCACGCCTTTAGGTCCACCTTTGTATCTTCCCCAAAGCGCTGGACCAAAAGAGCTAGTTCAAATGGTCAATAAGCTTCTCAATAAT GAGGAGAAGTATCCTTATGCCTTTTATATATCAGACCAAGAGCTTCTGGTGGAGCTTGGATCCTATTTGACAAAAAACAAGG TATCGGTGGAAAAGGTCCTGACCATAGTGTATCAACCTCAAGCAGTTTTCCGCATTCGTCCTGTTACTCGTTGTTCTGCAACAATTGCTG GTCATACAGAAGCTGTACTTTCAGTTGCATTTAGTCCTGATGGACAGCAGCTTGCAAGTGGTTCAGGTGATACAACCGTCCGTTTATGGGATCTAAATACCCAGACACCCTTGTTCACATGTAAAG GGCACAAGAATTGGGTTCTCAGCATTGCATGGTCACCTGATGGTGAGCATCTTGTCAGTGGAAGTAAGGCTGGAGAACTGCAGTGCTGGGATCCCAAGAATGGGAAGCCATCAGGAAATCCACTTATT GGTCATAAGAAATGGATAACTGGTATATCTTGGGAGCCAGTGCACCTCAGTGCCCCATGTCGCCGCTTTGTCAGTGCTAGTAAAGATGGTGATGCACGAATATGGGACGTTACATTGAGGAAATGTGTTATTTGTCTTACTGGTCATACACTGGCAATAACCTGTGTGAAATGGGGTGGGGATGGTGTGATATACACTGG ATCTCAAGATTGTACAATTAAGGTGTGGGAGACATCACAGGGAAAGCTAATCCGTGAATTGAAG GGCCATGGGCATTGGGTAAATTCTTTGGCATTGAGCACAGAATATGTTCTACGAACTGGAGCTTTTGATCACACTGGTAAAAAGTTCTCGTCTCCTGAGGAAATGAAGAAG GTAGCTTTAGAAAGGTACAATAAAATGAAGGGCAATGCTCCAGAACGGTTAGTTTCAGGTTCGGATGATTTCACTATGTTCTTGTGGGAGCCTGCCGTGAGTAAACATCCCAAAACTCGCATGACGGGACATCAACAG CTTGTAAATCATGTTTACTTTTCTCCTGATGGACAATGGATTGCAAGTGCCTCATTTGACAAGTCAGTCAAGTTGTGGAATGGTACAACAGGAAACTTTGTTACAGCTTTCAGGGGTCATGTGGGGCCTGTCTATCAAATAAG CTGGTCTGCTGACAGTCGGCTGCTTTTGAGTGGGAGTAAAGACTCAACTTTGAAG